A region from the Dehalococcoidales bacterium genome encodes:
- a CDS encoding DUF3854 domain-containing protein, translated as MAESVFSETIPELMTDHLRHLQEGSGLGADVIKERGYRSLLGKSELEKLGFTRTQRRTPGILIPLWGVDGKEAGYQYRPDGPRLDTRGRPVKYESPAGGSNRLDCPPRCQKMLGDPKIPLWITEGSKKADALASKGACAISVTGVWGFKGKNQFGGITFLTDWDYIALKGRTVYLAFDSDIVTKEMVRKALEHIGEHLRRKEAKVHVIQLPQAGEKMVGIDDYVLEHSLEEAQKLVTDFKLEETEDKNR; from the coding sequence ATGGCTGAATCCGTCTTTTCAGAAACCATACCGGAGCTCATGACCGACCACCTCCGCCATCTGCAGGAGGGAAGCGGCCTCGGTGCTGACGTGATCAAGGAGAGAGGCTACCGCAGCCTGCTGGGGAAGTCTGAGCTCGAGAAGCTGGGTTTCACCAGGACACAGCGGCGCACGCCCGGTATTCTCATCCCCCTGTGGGGAGTCGACGGCAAGGAAGCGGGCTACCAGTACCGCCCTGACGGCCCGCGCCTCGATACCCGGGGCAGGCCGGTGAAATACGAATCGCCTGCCGGTGGTAGCAACCGGCTGGACTGCCCGCCAAGATGCCAGAAGATGCTGGGAGATCCAAAGATACCGCTCTGGATTACCGAGGGCTCCAAGAAGGCCGATGCCCTTGCCTCTAAAGGGGCGTGCGCTATCTCCGTCACCGGCGTCTGGGGCTTTAAGGGCAAGAACCAGTTCGGCGGCATCACCTTTCTCACGGACTGGGACTATATCGCCCTCAAAGGCCGTACGGTTTATCTCGCCTTCGACTCCGATATCGTCACCAAGGAGATGGTCAGAAAAGCCCTGGAGCACATCGGCGAGCATCTCAGGCGGAAAGAGGCGAAGGTTCATGTTATTCAGCTTCCCCAGGCGGGAGAGAAGATGGTTGGTATTGATGATTATGTCCTGGAGCACTCTCTTGAGGAAGCACAAAAGCTGGTTACAGACTTCAAGCTGGAAGAGACCGAAGATAAAAACCGTT
- a CDS encoding helix-turn-helix transcriptional regulator: MLKVNLKRDAFEIAITRRNLSQKRLAEKLNISRSYLSEIVTGKRPASAFMRQRLLDFFRDYTFDDLFIIEENNNGDRG; encoded by the coding sequence ATGCTCAAGGTAAATCTAAAGAGGGATGCCTTTGAAATCGCCATCACCCGGCGCAATCTCTCCCAGAAGAGGCTGGCGGAGAAACTGAACATATCGAGAAGCTACCTCTCCGAAATCGTCACCGGCAAGAGACCGGCTTCCGCCTTCATGCGCCAGCGACTGCTTGATTTCTTCAGGGATTACACCTTCGACGACCTGTTTATCATCGAGGAGAACAACAATGGCGACCGAGGCTGA